One stretch of Fictibacillus sp. b24 DNA includes these proteins:
- a CDS encoding chromate transporter has protein sequence MKRDNNRLKTLLEILFVSTRLGLTSFGGPIAHLGYFHEEYVRKRKWLDEKGYADLVALCQFLPGPASSQVGIGIGVMRGGVLGGIVSFIGFTLPSVIALVLFALILQGLNVADLSWIHGLKLVAVAVVAHAILGMAEKLTPDLKRKTIALFALVGTLLWQTAFSQVGVILVAGILGFLLYREQNESDDTKYEFPISKKFAVICLTLFFALLIILPILRESTSISWIAIFDSFYRSGSLVFGGGHVVLPLLEREFVPTGWISEEAFLAGYGAAQAVPGPLFTFAAYIGAVMNGWQGGLLATFAIFLPAFLLILGSLPFWNMLRRNPKIKGALMGVNAAVVGILISAFYKPIWTSTILKPIDFAFAAILFSMLVYWKLPPWVIVVTGAVGGLLMSLF, from the coding sequence TTGAAGCGTGACAATAATCGTTTAAAAACATTGTTAGAAATCCTTTTCGTTTCAACTAGACTTGGTTTGACTTCTTTTGGGGGACCCATCGCACATTTAGGGTACTTTCATGAAGAATATGTTAGAAAAAGAAAATGGCTGGATGAAAAAGGCTACGCAGACCTTGTTGCTCTATGTCAATTTCTGCCCGGACCAGCAAGCAGTCAGGTAGGGATAGGAATTGGTGTTATGCGAGGAGGCGTCCTAGGCGGAATCGTATCCTTTATCGGTTTTACCCTCCCTTCTGTTATTGCACTTGTTTTATTCGCGCTTATCCTTCAAGGTTTGAATGTAGCCGACCTAAGCTGGATTCACGGCTTGAAACTTGTAGCTGTTGCGGTAGTAGCACATGCCATTTTAGGAATGGCTGAAAAATTAACACCAGATCTAAAAAGAAAAACGATCGCTTTATTTGCGTTAGTTGGAACGTTGCTATGGCAAACTGCTTTTTCACAAGTTGGTGTCATTCTTGTTGCTGGAATTTTAGGATTTCTTTTATATCGAGAGCAGAACGAAAGCGATGATACGAAGTACGAGTTTCCTATTTCAAAGAAGTTCGCTGTTATTTGCTTAACGTTATTCTTTGCGCTGCTCATTATATTGCCAATTCTAAGAGAGAGCACATCCATCAGCTGGATTGCTATTTTCGATAGCTTTTATCGTTCAGGTTCTTTAGTATTTGGAGGCGGTCATGTTGTACTTCCATTACTAGAGCGTGAATTTGTTCCAACTGGTTGGATAAGTGAGGAAGCTTTCCTAGCTGGTTACGGAGCTGCACAGGCAGTACCTGGTCCATTGTTTACATTTGCGGCTTATATTGGAGCTGTGATGAACGGCTGGCAAGGCGGACTACTCGCAACGTTTGCGATATTTTTACCTGCGTTCCTATTAATCTTAGGTTCCCTTCCGTTTTGGAACATGCTGCGACGCAATCCGAAGATAAAAGGTGCGCTGATGGGCGTAAATGCCGCCGTAGTCGGAATATTAATCTCTGCCTTCTATAAACCGATCTGGACGAGCACTATCTTAAAACCAATCGACTTTGCATTCGCAGCTATCCTATTTAGCATGCTTGTTTATTGGAAACTGCCTCCTTGGGTAATCGTTGTTACAGGAGCAGTCGGAGGGTTGTTGATGTCGCTTTTTTAA
- a CDS encoding sensor histidine kinase, which translates to MFRGLHARLTVIFILAASSILVIAGLIIMYEVHYHITMFQRDVPEFQSIQPLTHHFEKALLSSVLWTSIGAIILVCIISYFVARNLSRPLVEMRKAAEKMSKGELEVRIETLGNDELNELGNSLNLLASKLQLQETSRKNMTSDIAHELRTPLATIKSHLEAFEDGVFLPTSDRIHSLKEEIERLISLVQDLEHLTAMESPEFSLNKKQEKLNSIINKSMDAVAGAFVQKEVTLHSELQPNIELNIDAKRFAQVLINLLSNALRYTPAGGMVIISTHTDKDSVFLSVKDTGIGIPKEEIKQVFERFYRGEKSRSREHGGSGIGLTIVKRIVEAHDGQIWINSGSGKGTEVNMKFNREKAGI; encoded by the coding sequence ATGTTTAGAGGACTGCATGCAAGATTAACCGTTATATTTATTTTGGCCGCGTCATCTATACTCGTAATTGCCGGCCTTATTATCATGTATGAGGTTCATTACCACATCACGATGTTTCAAAGAGATGTGCCAGAATTTCAAAGTATTCAGCCCTTAACCCATCATTTTGAAAAGGCCTTATTAAGTTCTGTTCTCTGGACTTCGATAGGTGCCATTATTCTGGTTTGTATTATAAGTTATTTTGTGGCGAGAAACTTATCAAGACCACTGGTGGAGATGAGAAAAGCGGCTGAAAAGATGTCAAAAGGTGAGCTCGAAGTAAGGATAGAAACGCTAGGAAATGATGAACTCAATGAACTTGGAAATTCCCTAAACCTGCTAGCTTCTAAACTTCAATTACAGGAAACATCTCGAAAAAATATGACATCCGATATCGCTCATGAACTAAGGACACCTTTAGCCACTATTAAAAGTCACTTAGAGGCCTTTGAAGATGGTGTTTTCCTACCAACCTCAGATCGAATACATTCTCTTAAAGAAGAAATTGAACGCCTTATTTCTTTAGTTCAAGATCTAGAGCATTTAACAGCCATGGAATCGCCAGAATTCTCATTAAATAAGAAACAGGAAAAACTGAATTCTATCATTAATAAAAGTATGGATGCCGTTGCAGGAGCGTTTGTGCAAAAGGAGGTAACACTTCATTCAGAATTGCAGCCTAACATAGAACTAAATATAGATGCAAAACGATTTGCACAAGTATTAATAAACTTGTTAAGTAATGCTCTTAGATATACACCGGCTGGAGGAATGGTGATTATTTCTACTCATACAGATAAGGACTCTGTTTTCCTTTCAGTTAAAGATACTGGAATCGGTATTCCAAAAGAAGAGATTAAACAAGTGTTTGAACGTTTTTATCGTGGAGAAAAATCCAGGAGCAGAGAACACGGCGGAAGTGGGATAGGCTTAACCATTGTAAAAAGGATTGTCGAAGCACATGATGGGCAAATTTGGATCAACAGTGGGTCTGGAAAAGGGACAGAAGTTAATATGAAGTTTAATAGGGAAAAGGCTGGCATTTAA
- a CDS encoding ArsR/SmtB family transcription factor, whose translation MNFSKNDLEKYEQKFKALADQQRLQIINILALKESVCVCDLTPIIDMPQSKLSYHLKILLEADLIKKEKRGTWNYYSLNVSELKGLLSNQLCCVFLPSCC comes from the coding sequence ATGAATTTTTCTAAAAATGACCTTGAGAAATACGAACAAAAGTTTAAGGCACTTGCCGATCAACAGCGATTGCAAATTATTAATATTTTAGCTTTGAAAGAGAGTGTTTGTGTGTGTGATTTGACACCGATTATCGATATGCCACAATCCAAACTTTCTTATCACTTAAAAATTCTGTTAGAAGCTGACTTGATAAAGAAAGAAAAAAGGGGAACCTGGAATTATTATTCGTTGAATGTTAGTGAGCTTAAGGGACTATTATCAAATCAGTTATGCTGCGTATTTCTACCATCTTGTTGTTAA
- a CDS encoding YdhK family protein: protein MKITKNLIAILLLAFSLVLSACGNDQTKEKPQESEENHGGMDHGDMNHSGSGEVPEGLKNADNPTFKVDSKAIIKANHMEGMDGAEATIVGAYDTTVYTVSYTPTTGGKKVTNHKWVIHEEIKDAGDKPLAAGTEAVLNADHMKGMKGAKAVIDSAEQTTVYMVDYTPTTGGEKVTNHKWVTESELSAE, encoded by the coding sequence ATGAAGATTACAAAGAACTTAATTGCCATCCTACTGCTCGCATTCTCACTCGTACTTTCGGCGTGTGGTAATGATCAAACAAAAGAAAAACCACAAGAAAGCGAAGAAAACCACGGTGGTATGGATCATGGAGACATGAATCACTCTGGATCTGGTGAAGTTCCAGAAGGATTGAAAAATGCAGATAATCCTACCTTTAAAGTGGACAGCAAAGCCATAATTAAAGCTAATCATATGGAAGGCATGGATGGTGCGGAAGCGACAATTGTAGGAGCTTATGATACAACGGTTTACACGGTAAGCTACACACCAACAACAGGCGGTAAAAAGGTGACAAACCACAAGTGGGTGATTCATGAGGAAATTAAAGATGCAGGAGATAAACCTCTAGCTGCTGGCACCGAAGCCGTCCTTAACGCAGACCATATGAAAGGTATGAAAGGGGCAAAGGCAGTTATTGATTCTGCGGAACAAACCACAGTCTACATGGTAGATTATACTCCTACTACCGGTGGTGAAAAAGTAACCAATCATAAGTGGGTTACCGAAAGCGAGCTATCAGCTGAATAA
- a CDS encoding 5' nucleotidase, NT5C type, whose amino-acid sequence MRFGFDIDDTLINLRQHAFHIYNKKLKQDIPLDVFHTIETLEIHEPFGLSTKEGNQLWIDSMEEIYFTDCPAYPEAIEVLQELDKQGHEIYYITARPAKHCEQTKKWVENAGFPVQAGRFFCGMKDEEKIHTIKDLNLDFYFDDKPNVLNTLTGESVQLYVRHQNYNKHLDMPRLTDWSELKEIIKKHNDKK is encoded by the coding sequence ATGAGATTTGGCTTTGATATTGATGATACGTTAATCAACTTACGTCAGCATGCTTTTCATATCTACAATAAAAAACTGAAGCAAGATATTCCTTTGGATGTTTTTCATACGATTGAAACGCTTGAGATTCATGAGCCGTTTGGTCTTTCTACAAAAGAAGGCAATCAGCTATGGATCGATTCTATGGAAGAAATCTATTTTACAGACTGTCCTGCCTACCCTGAAGCGATAGAAGTTCTGCAAGAGCTCGACAAACAAGGACACGAAATCTACTACATTACAGCAAGACCTGCAAAGCATTGCGAGCAAACGAAAAAATGGGTTGAAAATGCCGGATTCCCTGTACAAGCAGGACGATTCTTCTGCGGAATGAAAGATGAAGAAAAGATTCACACGATTAAAGACTTAAATCTCGATTTTTACTTTGATGATAAGCCGAACGTATTAAATACTCTGACTGGTGAATCTGTTCAGCTATACGTAAGGCACCAGAACTATAATAAACACTTGGACATGCCACGTTTAACCGATTGGTCAGAGTTAAAAGAAATTATTAAAAAACATAACGACAAGAAATAG
- a CDS encoding GerAB/ArcD/ProY family transporter — protein MRIQSGVTPLHIYVLLILSSGLVNHVLIIPVILSASGRDAWVSILLSLVPYILFILLIGSVLKKLGNQNFIDFIKKRLGPLPFYLLCGVFILYFFLNATITFRDTITWTKTNYLMDSPPLALCILLGLLCFFGTYKGLQELSMVALIALPLVVTFGFFIAIGNIQHKDYSMLLPIAENGWSPVLKGGVYVLSGLTELSTLLFLVHHTHKTLKWKHIFFVSFVLMGLMLGPTMAAIAEFGPYEANKLRYPAFEQWKLLTISKEITRMDFLSIFQWISGAFIRVSLLMFLVTKLIDVKKHRIWVVASLYLLAVAYTLAPISNISIFNFLYHYFFPIQLYVMLPIISIICLYVLVKK, from the coding sequence ATGAGAATTCAATCTGGAGTAACTCCATTACATATTTATGTTCTATTAATTCTTTCATCCGGCCTGGTAAATCATGTTCTGATCATACCCGTCATATTATCAGCTTCAGGAAGAGATGCTTGGGTAAGTATTCTTCTTTCTCTTGTTCCTTACATCCTTTTTATTCTGCTTATCGGTTCCGTTTTAAAAAAATTAGGAAATCAAAATTTTATAGATTTTATAAAAAAACGACTAGGTCCTCTCCCTTTCTATCTGCTTTGCGGTGTGTTTATCCTTTACTTTTTCTTAAATGCAACGATCACTTTCCGAGATACCATCACATGGACTAAAACAAATTATTTAATGGATAGCCCTCCTCTTGCTCTTTGTATTTTGTTAGGATTGCTCTGCTTTTTCGGGACTTATAAAGGACTTCAAGAATTAAGCATGGTAGCTTTGATTGCCTTACCGTTAGTTGTAACATTCGGTTTCTTTATTGCAATTGGAAACATTCAGCATAAAGACTATTCGATGTTATTGCCCATTGCAGAAAATGGCTGGTCTCCTGTGTTAAAAGGTGGAGTGTATGTTTTATCGGGATTGACAGAGTTAAGTACGCTTTTATTCCTTGTACATCACACACATAAAACTCTGAAATGGAAACACATCTTTTTTGTGAGTTTTGTTTTAATGGGACTAATGTTAGGACCAACTATGGCAGCCATAGCAGAGTTTGGCCCTTATGAAGCCAATAAATTAAGATATCCTGCTTTTGAGCAATGGAAGCTTCTAACGATCAGTAAAGAGATCACAAGGATGGACTTCCTTTCCATCTTCCAATGGATTTCTGGTGCTTTTATCAGAGTGAGTTTATTGATGTTTTTAGTTACAAAACTGATTGATGTAAAGAAACACAGGATATGGGTAGTTGCTTCCCTATATCTGCTTGCAGTTGCTTATACCCTTGCTCCTATTTCAAACATTTCTATTTTTAACTTTTTGTATCATTACTTCTTTCCGATACAGCTCTATGTGATGCTGCCCATTATTTCGATTATCTGTCTCTATGTTCTCGTTAAGAAATGA
- a CDS encoding Ger(x)C family spore germination protein — MRIKTKMSFVLSLLCLLLTGCWGSRGINEQLYIEALGVDYKDGKYIVYTESAIFSSIAKQEGGGAQTADSPVLVGREEGDTLTMAFRKLEKSSQYPLYYGHVQVILFSERVINEKLKDVISHLGHDPLIRFTSWVYGTSEEIHDVLKAKSFFKQAPTYKVLFHPENMLKRNHSVNPLSMQMLLRDGSEPFGSAIIPNVKLVKGKWREDKDKPMLPTINGGYVLNKMNFKGKLNHKELFGLEWLTPQEKENKLEVALGGTVVEVEVKKYKIRLKEPVQKELKYTVEVKAKATIDENLDIVPRKALEKKIVQEIKTEIQQTYLNGVSINSDLYNLTRSTYRKSPSLVKKYALESDSLDSVKVSVQIVHAGSQKYKE, encoded by the coding sequence ATGAGAATTAAAACAAAGATGTCGTTCGTTTTGTCTCTATTATGTCTATTGCTTACAGGTTGTTGGGGCTCTAGAGGAATCAATGAACAGCTCTATATAGAGGCTTTAGGTGTGGATTACAAAGATGGAAAGTATATCGTTTATACAGAATCGGCAATCTTTTCGTCTATAGCTAAACAAGAAGGCGGCGGTGCCCAGACAGCTGACTCTCCTGTTTTAGTAGGGAGAGAAGAAGGCGACACTCTCACTATGGCTTTTAGAAAGTTAGAGAAATCTTCTCAATATCCACTATATTATGGACATGTGCAAGTGATTCTGTTTAGCGAGAGGGTTATAAACGAAAAGCTGAAAGACGTTATTTCTCACCTTGGGCATGATCCTCTCATTCGATTTACATCATGGGTTTACGGTACGTCCGAAGAAATACACGATGTATTGAAAGCGAAGTCTTTTTTTAAGCAAGCACCCACTTACAAAGTATTGTTTCATCCAGAAAATATGTTGAAAAGAAACCACTCTGTTAACCCACTATCTATGCAGATGCTGTTACGGGATGGCAGCGAACCGTTCGGGTCAGCGATTATTCCTAATGTAAAATTAGTAAAAGGAAAATGGCGTGAAGATAAAGATAAACCGATGTTGCCTACTATTAACGGAGGCTATGTGCTTAATAAAATGAATTTTAAAGGAAAGCTAAATCATAAGGAACTTTTCGGATTGGAGTGGTTAACACCTCAAGAAAAAGAAAACAAGTTAGAAGTTGCGCTAGGGGGCACTGTTGTAGAGGTTGAAGTTAAAAAATACAAAATTCGTTTAAAAGAACCTGTTCAAAAAGAGCTGAAATACACAGTTGAAGTGAAAGCTAAAGCAACAATCGATGAGAATTTAGATATTGTCCCACGTAAGGCACTTGAGAAAAAAATTGTGCAAGAAATAAAGACAGAAATCCAGCAAACATACTTAAACGGTGTTTCTATCAATAGCGACCTTTACAATCTAACTCGTTCTACTTATCGGAAATCACCGTCTTTAGTTAAAAAGTATGCGTTAGAGAGCGATTCATTAGATTCCGTAAAAGTTTCTGTTCAGATCGTTCATGCTGGAAGCCAAAAGTATAAAGAATAA
- a CDS encoding PadR family transcriptional regulator — translation MEEKVLRKLFLGFIQIHILHHALEHPIYGVWMLEELKEHGYNISTGTLYPILHSMEADGLLIREDKKVEGKIRKYYTATEKGKIVLSEARTKAYELFKEIKD, via the coding sequence ATGGAAGAAAAAGTTTTGCGAAAACTGTTTCTTGGTTTTATTCAAATTCACATCCTGCACCATGCACTGGAACACCCCATCTATGGCGTTTGGATGTTAGAAGAACTTAAAGAACACGGCTACAACATAAGTACTGGTACTCTCTATCCAATTCTTCACTCCATGGAGGCAGACGGCCTTTTAATCAGAGAAGACAAAAAGGTAGAAGGGAAAATAAGAAAATATTATACCGCTACTGAAAAAGGCAAAATCGTTTTATCTGAAGCCAGAACAAAAGCATATGAGTTATTTAAAGAAATTAAGGATTAA
- a CDS encoding spore germination protein has product MKFIHRKENTKITELLSWFTHSTDVVVKKDLFAEKAKSTDYTLMFCKGLVDVPLLEKILLPFLNDVFEQGDANLFRSLENRFVVHEIKIDAANKLKIEHSLFSGQVLLIGSENNSLYAINLANTPKRTPEESNTEISIRGARDGFIEDIEINFALIRKRLKTSSLNSKSFTIGKRSQTAVSLLFIEDIIDPDLVTRVEQRLSKIDVDALVSSSELEEALSDSVFSIFPLLDNTGRPDFAVQSLIQGRFVILVDGSPTVLIGPSSLAITLKSPEDAHASFYMVSFERFLRFTGLFTTVTLPGLWVALTTFHPDQLPYPLLATLTLSRTGLPLSLPLEMMIMVVLFELFKEAGARLPRAVGQTVAVLGGLIVGDAAIRAGLTSPTTLVVVAITMIASYTFVNQSLSGNLLFLRIYTLIMCATFGLFGFFIAMLSIFLLVSSLRSFDYPYIESLAAPNAADTFKTFFKAPFTFMKKRSSYLYPKDSTRQGDSNEN; this is encoded by the coding sequence ATGAAGTTTATCCACCGTAAAGAAAATACAAAAATTACTGAACTTCTTAGCTGGTTTACACATTCAACAGATGTTGTAGTAAAAAAAGATTTGTTTGCAGAAAAAGCGAAATCCACTGATTACACCCTGATGTTCTGTAAAGGGCTAGTGGATGTCCCTCTTTTAGAAAAAATCCTGCTCCCCTTCTTAAATGACGTATTTGAGCAAGGTGATGCAAATCTTTTTCGTTCTTTAGAAAATCGGTTTGTGGTTCACGAAATCAAAATTGATGCAGCAAACAAACTAAAGATTGAGCATAGCTTATTTTCAGGACAAGTATTATTAATCGGTTCTGAAAACAATTCTCTATATGCCATCAATCTTGCAAATACACCAAAGAGAACACCAGAAGAATCGAATACGGAAATCTCAATACGTGGTGCAAGAGACGGTTTTATTGAAGATATAGAAATTAATTTTGCGTTAATCCGTAAACGTTTAAAAACTTCTTCACTCAACAGCAAGTCTTTTACGATTGGGAAAAGGAGCCAAACGGCTGTTTCTCTACTATTTATTGAAGACATCATCGACCCTGATCTCGTGACACGTGTCGAACAGCGTCTCTCTAAGATCGATGTAGACGCACTCGTATCAAGCAGTGAACTAGAAGAGGCATTATCTGATTCAGTATTTTCTATTTTCCCCCTGCTTGATAATACAGGTCGTCCGGATTTTGCAGTCCAATCACTCATTCAAGGAAGATTTGTTATTCTTGTAGACGGTTCGCCTACAGTACTGATCGGACCTTCTTCTCTTGCGATTACATTGAAATCTCCAGAAGACGCACATGCAAGTTTTTACATGGTTTCATTTGAAAGGTTTCTTCGATTCACAGGGCTTTTCACAACCGTTACTTTACCTGGGCTTTGGGTTGCATTGACAACCTTTCATCCAGATCAGCTGCCTTATCCTCTCCTAGCGACATTAACACTCTCTCGAACAGGATTACCGTTATCGTTACCACTTGAAATGATGATCATGGTCGTTTTGTTTGAATTGTTTAAAGAAGCAGGCGCAAGACTTCCTAGGGCTGTTGGTCAGACAGTTGCCGTTTTAGGAGGTTTAATCGTTGGGGATGCGGCAATCCGGGCAGGGTTAACCTCTCCTACAACACTTGTTGTTGTAGCTATAACGATGATTGCCAGTTACACCTTCGTTAATCAATCATTGAGTGGGAATCTGCTTTTTTTGCGTATATATACCCTTATTATGTGTGCAACGTTTGGACTGTTTGGATTTTTCATCGCTATGCTTAGCATATTCTTGTTGGTAAGTTCCCTTCGTTCCTTTGACTATCCATATATTGAATCCTTAGCTGCACCAAATGCGGCTGATACGTTTAAAACATTTTTCAAAGCTCCTTTTACTTTCATGAAGAAAAGATCTTCGTACCTGTATCCAAAAGACTCTACTCGCCAAGGTGATAGCAATGAGAATTAA
- a CDS encoding STAS domain-containing protein, whose product MKSTLTVAHYLKENAELLANKIVDDIIKKFGFQVSEEDINQAIIVYAEFLSFLSESIDCEEGSVPEQLLKWSRENGEKTAAKHHRISDILIRYPDTRMVFADFILNVSAEFGLSTEDVILILKRVHHMLDVSINETVLAFERKSEEILEKTKTELRELSTPVVPIENGLAVLPLIGTIDADRTEHLMNNVLPKIPDLQIERLIMDFSGIVDIDSEVASHIFNIYRVLGLLGIDVLVTGLRPELAISAVSEGIDFSSIKTFANVKQAISALNK is encoded by the coding sequence TTGAAATCAACATTAACGGTTGCTCATTATCTAAAAGAAAATGCTGAACTTCTAGCTAATAAAATCGTTGATGATATTATTAAAAAGTTTGGCTTTCAGGTAAGTGAGGAAGACATCAATCAAGCAATCATAGTGTATGCTGAATTTTTATCGTTTTTAAGTGAATCTATTGATTGTGAAGAGGGTTCAGTACCTGAGCAACTCCTGAAATGGAGCAGGGAGAACGGGGAAAAAACAGCCGCCAAACATCACAGAATTTCAGATATATTAATTCGTTATCCTGACACGCGTATGGTGTTTGCAGACTTTATTCTAAATGTTAGTGCAGAATTTGGGCTGTCTACAGAAGATGTGATTTTAATTCTTAAGCGTGTTCATCATATGCTTGATGTGAGCATCAACGAAACGGTTCTTGCCTTTGAGCGAAAGTCAGAAGAGATTTTAGAGAAAACAAAGACAGAGCTCCGGGAACTATCTACACCTGTCGTTCCGATCGAGAATGGACTGGCTGTCTTGCCATTGATCGGCACCATTGACGCTGATCGAACAGAGCATCTTATGAATAATGTGCTCCCTAAAATCCCTGATCTTCAAATTGAACGTTTAATAATGGACTTCTCAGGAATCGTCGATATCGATTCTGAAGTAGCTTCTCATATTTTTAATATATACCGTGTATTAGGTTTATTAGGGATAGATGTACTGGTGACGGGTTTGCGTCCTGAGCTAGCGATTAGTGCGGTTTCTGAAGGAATCGATTTTTCATCTATAAAAACTTTTGCAAATGTAAAACAAGCGATTAGTGCATTAAACAAATAA
- a CDS encoding permease — MWMETFRSFLSIALELTVLFVAISFIINLLQSYIPYEKVEKHLSGKNKGLAALFALIFAFVTPFCSCSTIPVIVNMLKKKMPFSIVMIFLFASPVLDPTIITIMGVILGWKVTVLYTIITAIFSVIIGFLLDALGFEKSVKNVVMTGYEEETKKLNVKRALFETFNLMKSVYPYLIAGAAIGAVIHGIVPTDWIASTFGSDKWWIIPLAAVIGIPLYIRLSSMIPISQVLIAKGMALGPVMALMISSAGASLPELVLLKSIFKKELVITFVISVITMSTVSGFIFYII; from the coding sequence ATGTGGATGGAAACATTTAGAAGTTTTTTGAGTATCGCATTAGAACTAACCGTTCTGTTTGTTGCTATTTCTTTTATCATCAACCTGCTTCAATCGTATATCCCTTATGAAAAAGTGGAGAAACATCTAAGTGGTAAAAATAAAGGTTTAGCTGCACTCTTCGCCTTGATTTTTGCCTTTGTCACACCATTTTGTTCATGCTCAACTATCCCTGTCATTGTTAACATGCTAAAAAAGAAGATGCCTTTTTCAATAGTTATGATCTTTCTATTTGCATCACCTGTACTAGATCCAACAATTATTACCATCATGGGAGTCATACTTGGCTGGAAAGTAACAGTGCTCTACACGATCATTACAGCTATCTTCTCTGTAATCATCGGCTTCTTATTGGACGCACTTGGCTTTGAGAAATCGGTGAAGAATGTGGTGATGACTGGGTATGAAGAGGAAACGAAAAAACTCAATGTAAAAAGAGCTCTTTTTGAAACCTTTAACTTGATGAAAAGTGTTTATCCCTACCTGATTGCAGGTGCTGCAATTGGAGCGGTCATTCATGGTATTGTGCCAACTGATTGGATTGCAAGTACTTTCGGAAGTGATAAATGGTGGATCATCCCCCTTGCTGCGGTTATAGGCATTCCTTTATACATCAGATTATCTAGTATGATTCCAATCTCTCAAGTTTTGATCGCGAAAGGAATGGCTTTAGGACCTGTAATGGCCCTTATGATTAGTTCTGCGGGTGCTAGCTTACCAGAGCTCGTACTTTTAAAGTCAATTTTCAAAAAGGAGCTTGTCATTACTTTTGTTATCTCGGTCATTACTATGTCTACGGTATCAGGATTTATTTTCTACATCATTTAA
- a CDS encoding response regulator transcription factor — MKTILIVEDEPKLSEVVSSYLKTEGFNTLEALNANDALKQIKNHSIDFVVLDLMLPDMSGEELCQRIRQKHTLPILMLTAKVKEEERINGLALGADDYMAKPFSPRELVMRIKTILRRSGNGELLAEQITYNGGELKIDASKQEVFVKGEPVNLTPNEYKLLLTFGRHPNRVFSREELVEKILGFDFEGDSRTIDQHVKNLRYKLEIDPKNPNYIVTVFGVGYKFTGGGHV; from the coding sequence GTGAAAACCATTTTAATTGTGGAAGATGAACCAAAGTTATCGGAGGTTGTCTCTTCTTATTTGAAGACGGAAGGGTTTAATACACTTGAAGCTCTAAATGCAAATGATGCATTAAAACAAATTAAAAATCATTCTATTGATTTTGTGGTTCTTGATCTTATGCTCCCAGATATGAGTGGAGAAGAACTTTGTCAAAGAATCAGGCAGAAACATACATTACCCATTCTAATGTTGACTGCAAAAGTTAAGGAAGAAGAGCGTATAAACGGCCTGGCTCTCGGTGCTGATGATTACATGGCGAAACCTTTTAGCCCGCGTGAACTTGTGATGCGTATTAAGACGATTTTACGCCGTTCAGGAAATGGGGAATTACTTGCTGAGCAGATTACATATAACGGAGGAGAACTAAAAATTGATGCTAGTAAACAAGAGGTGTTCGTAAAGGGAGAACCAGTAAATCTTACGCCTAATGAATACAAGTTGTTGCTTACTTTTGGCAGGCATCCTAATCGTGTTTTTTCTAGGGAAGAGTTGGTGGAGAAAATTTTGGGTTTTGATTTTGAAGGAGATAGCAGGACCATTGATCAGCACGTGAAAAATCTTAGGTATAAGCTGGAGATCGACCCTAAAAACCCTAACTATATTGTTACTGTGTTTGGTGTAGGTTACAAGTTTACAGGAGGCGGTCATGTTTAG